A region from the Malus domestica chromosome 07, GDT2T_hap1 genome encodes:
- the LOC103431126 gene encoding 16.9 kDa class I heat shock protein 2-like has protein sequence MALSLFGNGRRSSDFDPFSLDIWDPFEGLGTLANFPSSARETTAIANTRIDWKETPEAHIFKADLPGIKKEEVKVEVEDGRVLQISGERSREQEDQNDKWHRVERSSGKFVRRFRLPENAKIDQVKAAMENGVLTVTVPKEEEKKPEVKAIEISG, from the coding sequence ATGGCTCTCAGTCTCTTTGGCAACGGCCGACGAAGCAGCGACTTCGACCCCTTCTCTCTCGACATCTGGGACCCGTTTGAGGGCTTGGGCACTCTGGCCAACTTCCCCTCCTCCGCCCGTGAAACCACCGCCATAGCCAACACCCGCATCGACTGGAAGGAGACCCCGGAGGCCCACATCTTCAAGGCGGACCTCCCGGGGATCAAAAAGGAGGAGGTGAAAGTGGAGGTGGAGGACGGGAGGGTCCTGCAGATCAGCGGCGAGAGGAGCAGGGAGCAGGAGGATCAGAACGACAAGTGGCACAGGGTGGAGAGGAGCAGCGGCAAGTTCGTAAGGAGGTTCAGGCTGCCGGAGAACGCGAAGATTGATCAGGTGAAGGCGGCGATGGAGAATGGGGTGCTGACTGTGACTGTGCCgaaagaggaggagaagaagccCGAGGTCAAGGCCATTGAAATCTCCGGCTAA
- the LOC103431125 gene encoding 16.9 kDa class I heat shock protein 2-like — protein sequence MSLIPNPFGRRSGVFDPFSLDLWDHQVHHPFRSLSDLSSRSETESFAHAHIDWKETPTAHVFKADVPGLRKEEVKVEVEDGRILQISGERKREQEEKTDTWHRVERSSGTFTRRFRLPEKASVEEVRAGMENGVLTVTVPKVKAKKVDVRSIEISG from the coding sequence ATGTCGCTGATTCCGAACCCATTCGGGCGCCGATCGGGCGTGTTCGACCCGTTTTCACTCGACCTGTGGGACCACCAGGTCCACCACCCGTTCCGCTCACTCTCGGACCTGTCGTCCCGGTCCGAAACGGAGTCGTTCGCCCACGCGCACATCGACTGGAAGGAGACGCCGACGGCGCACGTGTTCAAGGCGGACGTGCCGGGGCTGAGGAAGGAGGAGGTGAAGGTTGAGGTGGAGGACGGCCGGATCCTCCAGATCAGCGGGGAGAGGAAGAGGGAGCAGGAGGAGAAGACGGACACGTGGCACCGGGTGGAGCGCAGCAGCGGGACGTTCACGAGGAGGTTTCGGCTGCCGGAGAAGGCGAGCGTGGAGGAGGTGAGGGCGGGGATGGAAAACGGAGTGCTGACTGTCACTGTGCCTAAGGTGAAGGCCAAGAAGGTGGATGTCAGGTCCATTGAGATCTCTGGttga
- the LOC103431124 gene encoding uncharacterized protein, with translation MRKLCPNLDREDGLETVLEVPIPEEMCVSGNHKNATISWHNMKSWMKPSNNDRSQSANAVFGSKNTEVQLLLGVIGAPLIPLPIPNDQQPISHAMKDQPIESSMAKYLMKQYIAAVGGEKALNSVDSMYAMGKVKMAASEFCTGERSLNGGKNKLKVKSLLRSVGGGGEMGGFVLWQKRPELWCLELVVSGCKISAGSDGKVAWRQTPWHHSHASRGPPRPLRRLLQGLDPRSTANLFSNSVCIGEKAIKDEDCFILKLEAEPSTLKARSSSNVEIIRHTVWGYFSQKTGLLVQLEDSHLLRIKSAGNDHSIFWETTMESYIQDYRNVEGISIAHGGKTCVSLFRLGDSTEGHSRTRMEEAWEIEEVDFNIKGLSMDCFLPPGDLKKEEEEGKCGAMVTSAHSKLPYKIRSASWRISASKVAALEVEYDSEHSDSSD, from the exons ATGAGGAAGCTTTGTCCCAATCTGGACCGCGAAGACGGCCTTGAAACCGTCCTCGAGGTCCCAATCCCGGAAGAGATGTGTGTTTCAGGCAATCACAAGAACGCCACCATTTCATGGCACAACATGAAGTCGTGGATGAAACCCTCAAACAACGACCGATCACAATCAGCCAACGCGGTTTTTGGAAGCAAAAACACCGAAGTCCAGCTCTTGCTTGGAGTCATTGGAGCCCCTCTGATTCCATTACCAATTCCCAACGACCAGCAACCCATTAGCCACGCCATGAAAGATCAACCCATT GAATCTTCgatggctaagtacttaatgaAGCAATACATAGCGGCAGTGGGAGGAGAGAAGGCTTTGAATTCAGTAGACAGCATGTACGCAATGGGGAAGGTGAAGATGGCGGCATCAGAGTTTTGTACTGGAGAGAGGAGCTTGAATGGTGGTAAGAACAAGTTGAAGGTTAAGAGCTTGTTGAGATCAGTTGGCGGCGGCGGCGAGATGGGTGGGTTTGTGCTGTGGCAGAAAAGACCAGAGCTTTGGTGCTTGGAATTGGTGGTGTCTGGTTGCAAGATCAGTGCAGGGAGTGATGGAAAGGTGGCTTGGCGCCAAACGCCATGGCACCACTCTCATGCCTCTCGTGGCCCGCCTCGTCCTCTCCGGCGTCTCCTCCAG GGTCTTGATCCAAGGTCAACAGCTAACTTATTCAGCAACTCAGTTTGCATTGGAGAGAAAGCAATCAAGGACGAAGACTGCTTCATACTAAAACTAGAAGCggaaccctcaaccctaaaagCAAGAAGCAGCTCCAACGTTGAGATAATAAGGCACACAGTTTGGGGCTACTTCAGCCAAAAAACCGGCCTCCTTGTCCAACTAGAGGACTCCCATCTCCTCCGAATCAAATCCGCCGGCAACGACCACAGCATCTTTTGGGAGACCACAATGGAGTCCTACATCCAAGACTACCGGAATGTTGAAGGCATCAGCATTGCGCACGGGGGCAAGACATGTGTATCGTTGTTTAGGTTAGGTGACAGCACGGAAGGTCATTCAAGGACGCGAATGGAGGAGGCTTGGGAAATCGAGGAAGTTGATTTTAACATAAAGGGTTTGTCCATGGACTGCTTCTTGCCTCCCGGTGacttaaagaaagaagaagaggaaggcaaATGTGGTGCCATGGTCACTAGTGCACATTCCAAATTGCCCTACAAAATTCGATCCGCTTCATGGAGAATTAGTGCTTCGAAAGTCGCTGCACTCGAAGTTGAATATGATTCGGAACACAGCGATAGCAGCGATTAA